The Actinomyces sp. oral taxon 414 genome has a segment encoding these proteins:
- a CDS encoding thioesterase II family protein codes for MTAYCDWLRVYDAISGSPEVRLVCFPHAGGTASSYAPWRGRLDDRIELVSVRYPGREDRLAEPMSQCLEAMADAVTEDVVRLQTERPLPLVLLGHSMGASVAHEVAVRLRMRARAVALLIVSARLPVSSLDTGAERLSDEELAVMLGRMDPTTIEVLTHPELRELVWPSIRSDYDITCSYGGHDAPPLDIPILALGGRSDAWVDGASMVAWERATTAGFSSRLFDGDHFFLHDNPEVLALMNDFVCAQADSAPDARSPA; via the coding sequence ATGACGGCGTACTGCGATTGGCTTCGCGTCTACGACGCCATCTCAGGATCTCCCGAGGTCCGTTTGGTGTGCTTCCCGCACGCCGGTGGTACGGCGTCCTCCTACGCTCCGTGGCGAGGCCGGCTCGACGATCGGATCGAACTCGTCTCCGTGCGCTACCCGGGCCGGGAGGATCGGCTCGCCGAACCGATGAGCCAGTGCCTCGAGGCGATGGCTGATGCCGTCACGGAGGACGTCGTGCGTCTCCAAACCGAGCGGCCGCTGCCGCTTGTCCTTCTCGGACACTCCATGGGCGCCTCCGTCGCCCACGAGGTCGCAGTGCGCCTGCGGATGCGCGCGCGGGCGGTGGCCCTGCTCATCGTCTCCGCCCGCCTGCCCGTGTCGTCCCTGGACACGGGGGCGGAACGCCTCAGTGATGAGGAACTCGCTGTGATGCTGGGGAGAATGGACCCCACGACGATCGAGGTGCTGACCCATCCGGAGCTCAGAGAGCTGGTCTGGCCGTCGATCAGGTCGGACTACGACATCACCTGTTCCTACGGCGGGCATGACGCTCCGCCGCTTGATATCCCGATCCTCGCCCTGGGCGGGCGGTCGGACGCATGGGTGGACGGCGCCTCCATGGTCGCCTGGGAGCGGGCGACCACTGCGGGATTCAGCTCCCGCCTCTTCGACGGCGATCACTTCTTCCTCCACGACAACCCCGAGGTGCTGGCCCTGATGAACGACTTCGTATGCGCGCAGGCGGATTCCGCCCCGGACGCCAGGAGCCCGGCATGA
- a CDS encoding CPBP family intramembrane glutamic endopeptidase, producing MNNPATTTSRPTAGLRPDGLPRDAPEIPFGGPSSVGVVGGAMLEAVAFMFVMIFGLLLLAGIATAFFPASEVTSGAALPGATVQLLSIVIAYLVVVLVMERRHRIFELSPERIGGLVVGLLGGAAALGASYLLITLLGGYRLSVIKDPDIGRVLVQSFAAGVGAGVGEELMFRGILFRLLEHVAGTWGATFGSGLVFGLMHVTNPDGTKWGAIAIVLEAGFLFGILYALTRNLWLLIGFHAAWNVVQGPVLGVPISGTGTGPSVLRTTMHGSELVTGGTFGTEASVVSVGLMMLLTIVLMVELVRRGGAVRPVWARPAAGGTAPDRI from the coding sequence GTGAACAATCCCGCCACCACCACGTCTCGTCCGACCGCCGGGCTCCGCCCGGATGGTCTTCCACGTGATGCACCCGAGATACCTTTCGGCGGTCCCAGCAGTGTGGGCGTCGTGGGCGGAGCGATGCTCGAGGCCGTCGCCTTCATGTTCGTCATGATCTTCGGCCTGCTCCTGCTCGCAGGGATCGCCACCGCCTTCTTCCCCGCGAGTGAGGTCACTTCGGGCGCAGCCCTGCCCGGCGCCACGGTCCAGCTTCTGAGTATCGTGATCGCCTACCTGGTCGTCGTCCTCGTGATGGAACGGAGGCATCGCATCTTCGAGCTCAGTCCTGAGCGGATCGGCGGTCTGGTCGTCGGCCTGCTCGGGGGCGCGGCGGCGCTGGGCGCGTCGTACCTCCTCATCACTCTTCTCGGCGGCTACAGGCTTTCGGTCATCAAGGATCCTGACATCGGTCGGGTCCTGGTCCAGTCCTTCGCCGCCGGCGTCGGCGCCGGCGTCGGCGAGGAGCTGATGTTCCGCGGGATCCTGTTCCGGCTCCTCGAGCACGTGGCCGGCACGTGGGGGGCGACCTTCGGCTCGGGCCTCGTCTTCGGTCTCATGCACGTGACGAACCCGGACGGGACGAAGTGGGGAGCCATCGCCATCGTGCTCGAAGCCGGGTTCCTCTTCGGGATCCTGTACGCGCTCACCCGCAACCTCTGGCTGCTCATCGGCTTCCACGCGGCCTGGAACGTGGTTCAGGGACCGGTGCTGGGCGTACCGATCTCCGGGACGGGCACGGGGCCGTCCGTCCTCCGAACGACAATGCACGGTTCAGAGCTGGTGACCGGAGGAACCTTCGGCACGGAGGCGAGTGTCGTATCGGTCGGGCTCATGATGCTGCTCACGATCGTCCTCATGGTCGAGCTGGTGAGGAGAGGTGGGGCGGTCAGGCCCGTTTGGGCGCGTCCTGCTGCGGGCGGTACGGCACCGGATCGGATCTGA
- a CDS encoding 4'-phosphopantetheinyl transferase family protein: MSAAVLGARAPTDGVLVSVASPERAVRACASVGLDRACLTPEERGRMLRLVRQEDRSTYLAAHLLARFVTGLRTGLRPTDLCYKQCCPECRGRDHGAPWIESFSGRRFEVSVSHTAGLVAAVAGHAWIDVEAVASCAGPMAGALTNADEDEALRRPDPALARARCWTIKESLVKQGVLGLDDACRWSAGPLDGDLVRISCGAHTRCCAFLRTPPGYAGAISLSSPTPTDIEELNL, from the coding sequence ATGAGCGCCGCCGTCCTCGGCGCGCGGGCGCCGACCGATGGCGTGCTCGTCTCGGTCGCGTCACCGGAACGGGCCGTACGAGCCTGTGCCTCGGTCGGACTGGACCGGGCGTGCTTGACGCCGGAGGAGCGCGGAAGGATGTTGCGCCTAGTGCGGCAAGAGGACCGCAGCACCTATCTCGCCGCTCATCTGTTGGCCCGTTTCGTGACCGGTCTCAGAACCGGGCTGCGCCCCACCGACCTCTGCTACAAGCAGTGCTGCCCCGAGTGCCGGGGACGTGACCATGGTGCGCCGTGGATCGAGTCCTTCTCGGGCCGGCGTTTTGAGGTCAGCGTGAGCCATACCGCAGGGCTCGTGGCCGCCGTCGCCGGTCATGCCTGGATCGATGTCGAGGCCGTGGCGTCATGCGCGGGCCCCATGGCCGGGGCGCTCACGAACGCCGACGAGGACGAGGCGCTGCGCCGGCCCGATCCCGCACTGGCCCGCGCCCGGTGTTGGACGATCAAGGAGAGCCTGGTGAAGCAGGGAGTCCTTGGACTCGATGACGCCTGCCGGTGGTCGGCAGGGCCTCTCGACGGGGATCTGGTCCGAATCTCCTGCGGCGCCCATACCCGATGCTGCGCATTCCTCCGTACACCGCCGGGATACGCGGGGGCCATTAGCCTGTCCAGTCCCACACCCACGGATATCGAGGAGCTGAACCTGTGA
- a CDS encoding non-ribosomal peptide synthetase/MFS transporter — protein sequence MTTTDETQAREYRARLLAERLRKTRRPASGPVPRAEGTAVPLGPMQTGLWVNARMEPDSTAYTIGFGIRVRGPLTVAQIRSACQALTSRYDILRAHYPTDEAGDPLVVIAPPGAPDVPLGDLRSARIPESAAEDELSQLLRRPFDVEEGPLVRFRALVLAEDDHVLLFTAHHLLVDGWSVSLIKQDLVRALGQTVQGVPIDLGARPLQYEDVAVHEASESRVKARERALTRWKTNLRGVENLELDIARPRPATISSRGRTHEFTLPDAQLGRLRSLAAEEGATLYMAMLALYQVLLARHSSQRDFAIGTSVANRSSTAVESVVGNFVNMVAMRTSLNGDPTFRELLARARSVAVEAFSVQSVPFDDVVRALGVPRSVNSSPVFQVSLSVNQLDTVVSAGERAAGPLTFSEIGAITGIAHFDLGLTVVEENERCIASFTYRTDLLDADRVELLAARLVRLLKCVVDHPDAPVLSHDLRTDAERELVNARWGVGPRRPREPDCVLHELVQPGSDTDLGAAAIVEGAESLSAEELRERAARVSRLLAHRGVGPDVLVAVALKRAVPAAVCILGILGAGGAYLPLDPDLPRDRLSFILEDSGAVMCLHDGTLDVDAPVPLLSHDELMASSHEATPVAAGLDNLAYVIYTSGTTGRPKGVEVSQREIVRYLRDISSLLQVQPGATYALLQSLAFDFSLLMFYLPLVNGGTLHVGDGRMTAVELAQFLERHQVDYLKMTPSHLATMTAQVEMSAVVPRRTLVLAGEGAPSSWAAELAAKTPCRIVNSYGPTETVVACTVAEVRSDIEDPGAVWPVGSPMPGVRAYVLDEGLRPVLPGVRGELYIAGRLARGYLSRPGLTASRFVADPAGEPGERMYRTGDVVSWRNDGQLAFHGRTDDQIKIRGYRVELSEVESALEAVEGVAQCVVDLRSDSGIERLIGWIRWDEDAAPLPDASIRSQLESVLPEYMVPRVYASVDSFRMKGHGKIDRRALVAPERGKVSAEAIAPRTELEAAVASVYAELLEIDTPSVVADFFDLGGDSLLATKVVPRLHSAIGDDVVVSVMDVISNPTVEGLARLIEDKRRGGSGTRLLYELTPPLDAATRTASVIAVPYGGANASVFTDLARELPKGYSLYSLEPPGHDPAVGGEVLPMPEMAREVVDEILERVTGSLILYGHCVPGSAAAAAIAEELTRRGRDFEALYVGGAFPVARPTNKVLAALARLSARDRLTSDRNHANWLAGMGADMSAMDEKHAEHMVKVMRQDGRFAEDYFTQCYSSGVQRFGAPVISVIGEADQTTQFWEERCDEWALYSDRVASVCIQEAGHYFLNFRANELAEIITSTHVLLKRGEESSLTRAERGPESTWWLHDSRVARERAEPGSQPRLDSALPGGRETGEVLPGLGKFAIITTGQMLSFTGSTLTGFALPLWVLTQTKNLALFGVVGVLGTIPNLIVSPIAGAVVDRFNRRRLIMLFDSICMAMLSVLLVLAATGTMRTWNMMLVFGLVACAVTFQRVAFQSAIPQIVPKRYLGHANGMLQFAIGVANFIAPLFGVGLLAVFELPGILLFDVLSYIFAIGTVLFIKFPAAHVTVNETIWEEIRGGFRFSMRNKYFRAMLVFFAVINLFLAPLISLVNPLVLSFATLREVAVVAAVAGAAGIIGGLAMSVWGGPKHRRMDAVRALSVILGLSAILVAARPAIIPVCVGVFLISGLIVVVNGVVMTIIQTKVPARIQGRVFAINTMVSTAAAPLGFGVLAPQGTVLMEWMLKNVPGLAPVVHLLLGDGPGRPIAMLYTVCGLAAILLVVGTRRWTTLVRFDDEVLDARADDLIGLAQSRARRRGEDVVRLIEETGELELEKKTAR from the coding sequence GTGACCACCACTGACGAAACACAAGCCCGCGAGTACCGTGCCCGGCTGCTCGCCGAGCGTCTGCGCAAGACCCGACGTCCCGCCTCCGGCCCGGTTCCGCGAGCGGAGGGCACTGCGGTCCCGTTAGGTCCGATGCAGACCGGCTTGTGGGTGAATGCCCGGATGGAGCCCGATTCGACCGCGTACACGATCGGTTTCGGAATCCGCGTGCGGGGGCCGCTCACGGTTGCACAGATCCGCTCGGCCTGCCAGGCGCTGACTAGTCGTTATGACATCCTGCGCGCCCACTACCCGACTGACGAGGCGGGCGACCCGCTCGTTGTCATCGCCCCTCCCGGGGCGCCCGACGTCCCCCTCGGCGATCTCCGTTCGGCCCGGATTCCCGAGTCCGCCGCGGAGGACGAGTTGTCGCAGCTCCTTCGCCGGCCCTTCGACGTGGAGGAGGGGCCGCTCGTCCGCTTCCGGGCGCTCGTCCTGGCGGAGGATGACCACGTGCTCCTCTTCACCGCCCACCACCTCCTGGTCGATGGGTGGTCGGTCTCCCTCATCAAGCAGGATCTCGTCCGCGCCCTGGGGCAGACAGTGCAGGGCGTGCCGATCGATCTTGGCGCACGGCCGTTGCAGTACGAGGACGTCGCCGTCCACGAGGCGTCTGAGAGCAGGGTCAAGGCCCGTGAGCGGGCCCTGACCCGGTGGAAGACGAACTTGAGGGGCGTGGAGAACCTCGAGCTCGATATCGCCCGGCCGCGTCCGGCGACAATCTCCTCACGCGGCCGCACCCACGAGTTCACCTTGCCGGACGCTCAATTGGGCCGGCTCAGGTCCCTCGCAGCGGAGGAGGGGGCGACCCTGTACATGGCGATGCTGGCCCTTTACCAGGTGCTCCTGGCACGGCACTCCTCCCAGCGGGACTTCGCCATCGGAACCTCGGTGGCCAATCGCTCGAGCACCGCGGTCGAGAGCGTGGTCGGCAACTTCGTCAACATGGTCGCAATGCGGACGAGTCTGAACGGCGACCCCACGTTCCGTGAGCTTCTCGCACGCGCTCGATCCGTCGCAGTGGAGGCCTTCTCCGTGCAGTCCGTCCCCTTCGACGACGTCGTGAGGGCGCTCGGCGTGCCCCGGTCGGTCAACAGCTCCCCTGTGTTCCAAGTCAGCCTCTCGGTCAATCAGCTCGACACGGTCGTAAGCGCGGGGGAGCGGGCGGCGGGGCCGCTGACCTTCTCCGAAATCGGGGCGATCACGGGGATCGCCCACTTCGATCTGGGCCTCACCGTCGTCGAAGAGAACGAGCGCTGCATCGCCTCCTTCACCTACCGTACGGATCTCCTCGATGCCGACCGCGTGGAGCTTCTTGCCGCGCGTCTGGTGAGACTGCTCAAGTGCGTCGTCGATCATCCCGATGCGCCGGTTCTCTCCCACGATCTGCGCACGGACGCCGAGCGCGAGCTCGTCAACGCCAGGTGGGGCGTAGGACCCCGGCGCCCCCGCGAGCCCGACTGCGTCCTCCACGAGTTGGTGCAGCCGGGATCGGACACCGACCTCGGCGCCGCGGCCATCGTCGAGGGGGCGGAGTCCCTGAGCGCCGAGGAGCTCCGCGAGCGAGCGGCCCGCGTCTCGCGTCTGCTTGCCCATCGTGGGGTGGGCCCTGACGTGCTCGTCGCGGTCGCCCTCAAGCGGGCTGTGCCTGCGGCCGTCTGCATTCTGGGTATCCTGGGGGCCGGCGGAGCCTATCTTCCCCTTGATCCGGACCTGCCTCGCGACCGCCTGTCCTTCATACTCGAGGACTCCGGCGCCGTCATGTGCCTCCATGACGGCACCCTCGACGTGGATGCCCCGGTTCCGCTCCTCTCCCATGATGAGCTCATGGCCTCGAGCCATGAGGCGACTCCGGTCGCAGCCGGACTCGACAATCTCGCCTATGTCATCTACACCTCCGGTACGACGGGCAGACCCAAGGGCGTCGAGGTCAGCCAGCGCGAGATCGTCCGCTACCTGCGGGACATCTCCAGTCTGCTGCAGGTTCAGCCCGGGGCGACGTACGCCTTGCTGCAGTCGCTCGCCTTCGACTTCAGCCTGCTCATGTTCTACCTGCCTCTGGTCAACGGCGGCACGCTCCACGTCGGCGACGGCCGGATGACGGCGGTCGAGCTCGCACAGTTCCTGGAGCGCCATCAGGTCGACTACCTCAAGATGACGCCGTCCCACCTCGCGACCATGACGGCCCAGGTCGAGATGAGCGCCGTCGTTCCCCGCAGGACGCTCGTCCTCGCGGGGGAAGGGGCCCCCTCCTCGTGGGCCGCGGAGTTGGCCGCCAAGACCCCGTGCCGGATTGTCAACAGCTACGGGCCGACCGAGACCGTCGTCGCGTGCACGGTCGCCGAGGTGCGGTCCGATATCGAGGACCCGGGGGCCGTCTGGCCGGTGGGCTCCCCCATGCCGGGGGTCCGTGCCTACGTCCTTGATGAGGGCCTCCGTCCGGTGCTTCCCGGAGTTCGGGGAGAGCTCTACATCGCCGGTCGACTCGCGAGGGGATACCTGTCGCGTCCGGGGCTGACCGCTTCCCGCTTCGTTGCCGATCCTGCGGGTGAGCCCGGCGAACGGATGTACCGCACGGGCGACGTCGTCAGCTGGCGCAATGATGGACAGCTCGCTTTCCACGGGCGTACGGACGACCAGATCAAGATCCGCGGGTACCGTGTCGAGCTGAGCGAGGTGGAGTCAGCTCTGGAGGCCGTGGAGGGTGTCGCGCAGTGCGTCGTCGATCTTCGCAGCGACTCCGGCATTGAGCGCCTGATCGGCTGGATTCGTTGGGACGAGGACGCCGCGCCGTTGCCGGACGCGAGCATCCGGTCGCAATTGGAGTCTGTCCTGCCGGAGTACATGGTCCCCCGGGTCTATGCCAGCGTCGACTCCTTCAGGATGAAGGGGCATGGCAAGATCGATCGGAGGGCCCTGGTCGCTCCCGAACGGGGCAAAGTCTCGGCGGAGGCGATCGCCCCGCGGACAGAGCTCGAGGCCGCTGTCGCGAGCGTCTACGCCGAGCTTCTCGAGATCGACACTCCCAGCGTCGTAGCGGACTTCTTCGACCTGGGCGGTGATTCGCTGCTGGCGACGAAGGTAGTGCCGCGCCTGCACTCCGCCATCGGTGACGACGTCGTCGTCTCCGTCATGGACGTGATCTCGAACCCGACCGTGGAGGGACTCGCACGTCTCATCGAGGACAAGCGCCGTGGCGGGAGCGGGACGCGGCTGCTCTACGAGCTCACCCCGCCGCTTGACGCCGCGACTCGCACGGCCTCCGTGATCGCTGTGCCCTACGGAGGTGCGAACGCATCCGTCTTCACTGATCTTGCCCGGGAGCTGCCGAAGGGGTACTCCCTCTACTCCTTGGAGCCCCCGGGGCACGACCCGGCCGTCGGGGGCGAGGTGCTGCCCATGCCGGAGATGGCGCGGGAGGTGGTCGACGAGATTCTGGAGCGCGTCACCGGGAGCCTCATCCTCTACGGTCACTGCGTCCCGGGCTCGGCGGCCGCCGCCGCCATCGCCGAGGAGCTCACTCGGAGAGGGAGGGACTTCGAGGCTCTGTACGTCGGCGGAGCCTTCCCCGTTGCCCGGCCCACCAATAAGGTTCTCGCCGCCCTGGCGCGCCTGTCGGCCCGTGACCGTCTTACTTCTGACCGTAATCACGCCAATTGGCTCGCCGGCATGGGAGCCGACATGAGCGCGATGGACGAGAAGCACGCGGAGCACATGGTCAAGGTCATGAGGCAGGACGGTCGTTTCGCGGAGGACTACTTCACGCAGTGCTACAGCAGTGGTGTTCAGCGCTTCGGTGCGCCGGTCATCTCCGTCATCGGTGAGGCCGACCAGACGACTCAGTTCTGGGAGGAGCGGTGCGACGAGTGGGCTCTGTACTCCGATCGCGTCGCCTCCGTCTGCATTCAGGAAGCGGGGCACTATTTTCTCAACTTCCGCGCCAACGAGCTCGCAGAGATCATCACCTCGACCCACGTGCTGCTCAAGAGGGGCGAGGAATCGAGTCTGACGCGCGCCGAGCGCGGCCCTGAGAGCACCTGGTGGCTGCATGACAGCAGGGTGGCCAGGGAGCGTGCCGAACCCGGGAGTCAGCCGCGCCTCGACTCTGCGCTCCCTGGCGGGAGGGAGACGGGAGAGGTCCTTCCCGGACTTGGGAAGTTCGCCATCATCACCACCGGTCAGATGCTGTCCTTCACCGGCTCGACGCTGACGGGATTCGCGCTCCCCCTGTGGGTGCTGACCCAGACGAAAAATCTGGCGCTCTTCGGTGTCGTAGGTGTGCTCGGCACCATTCCGAACCTCATCGTGTCTCCCATCGCGGGCGCCGTCGTCGATCGCTTCAATCGTCGTAGACTCATCATGCTGTTCGACTCGATCTGCATGGCCATGCTCAGTGTGCTTCTCGTCCTGGCGGCGACAGGGACCATGCGGACATGGAACATGATGCTCGTCTTCGGGTTAGTCGCCTGCGCCGTGACATTCCAACGGGTGGCATTCCAGTCGGCGATTCCTCAGATCGTGCCCAAACGCTACCTCGGGCACGCCAATGGCATGCTCCAGTTTGCGATCGGAGTCGCGAACTTCATCGCTCCGCTGTTCGGTGTGGGTCTGCTCGCCGTATTCGAGCTGCCCGGAATCCTCCTCTTCGACGTGCTGTCCTACATCTTCGCCATCGGCACGGTGCTTTTCATCAAGTTCCCGGCGGCTCATGTCACGGTGAACGAGACCATATGGGAAGAGATTCGGGGCGGATTCCGCTTCTCGATGCGCAACAAATACTTCCGTGCGATGCTCGTGTTCTTCGCAGTGATCAACCTCTTCCTGGCTCCGCTCATCTCGTTGGTGAACCCCCTCGTCTTGAGTTTCGCCACGTTGAGGGAGGTTGCCGTCGTGGCGGCCGTCGCGGGCGCGGCGGGGATCATCGGGGGCCTGGCGATGAGCGTGTGGGGCGGCCCCAAGCATCGCCGGATGGACGCGGTCCGCGCTCTGTCCGTCATTCTGGGTCTCAGCGCGATCCTCGTCGCCGCCCGGCCCGCGATCATCCCGGTGTGCGTCGGCGTCTTCCTGATCTCCGGCCTCATCGTCGTGGTCAACGGCGTCGTCATGACCATCATCCAGACGAAGGTGCCCGCGCGCATTCAGGGACGGGTCTTCGCCATCAACACCATGGTGTCGACAGCGGCCGCGCCACTGGGCTTCGGGGTGCTCGCGCCCCAGGGCACGGTGCTCATGGAGTGGATGCTTAAGAATGTGCCCGGCCTCGCGCCGGTGGTTCACCTGCTCCTCGGTGACGGGCCGGGGCGGCCGATCGCCATGCTCTACACCGTCTGCGGTCTGGCTGCCATTCTCCTCGTCGTCGGGACCCGGCGGTGGACGACCCTGGTCCGCTTCGACGACGAGGTGCTCGATGCCAGGGCCGACGACCTCATCGGCCTCGCCCAGTCCCGGGCGCGGCGCAGGGGCGAGGACGTCGTGCGCCTCATCGAGGAGACCGGAGAGCTGGAGCTAGAGAAGAAGACGGCCCGATGA
- a CDS encoding PLP-dependent transferase, with amino-acid sequence MTTAPARDDRSASQTAPIHHHPSWEPVPEAWRLDTVLAHVGALTDPTTGAITTPIHLSTAFGHPGLHRSTGYDYTRTASPTRDVLQDALARLDGAAAGFATSSGMAAIQLAVEALAPRGSRIVALEDLYGGTFRYLEVLAEEGAYDVDFVFGESELRRALRAPASLVLIETPTNPMMVRFDVAAAAEWAHGAGALLAVDNTFYTPAILRPLKLGADVVLYSATKYLGGHNDVMAGAVTVADPALGERLQYRLNTTGATLGPFDSFLLLRGLKTLSLRMERHESNARAVADFLRAAPQVTRVLYPGRSGMLSFDLADGVDIAVFLESVRVFTFAESLGGVESLVTCPSVQTHADVPPATRARYGLTDRLLRLSVGIEDPADLVADLRGALEAAARARGALRSDPVPYRPQQDAPKRA; translated from the coding sequence ATGACCACCGCCCCCGCCCGCGACGACCGCTCCGCCTCGCAGACCGCGCCGATCCACCACCACCCCTCGTGGGAGCCTGTGCCCGAGGCCTGGCGGCTGGACACAGTCCTGGCCCATGTGGGCGCCCTCACCGACCCGACGACCGGCGCCATCACCACCCCCATCCACCTGTCGACCGCCTTCGGGCACCCGGGCCTGCACCGGTCCACCGGCTACGACTACACGCGCACCGCCTCCCCCACCCGCGACGTCCTCCAGGACGCCCTGGCCAGGCTCGACGGCGCGGCGGCCGGTTTTGCGACGTCGTCGGGCATGGCGGCCATCCAGTTGGCCGTCGAGGCCCTGGCCCCGCGCGGGAGCCGCATCGTGGCGCTGGAGGACCTCTACGGCGGCACCTTCCGCTACCTCGAGGTCCTGGCGGAGGAGGGCGCCTACGACGTCGACTTCGTCTTCGGCGAGTCCGAGCTGCGCCGGGCCCTGCGCGCCCCGGCCTCCCTCGTCCTCATCGAGACCCCCACCAACCCGATGATGGTGCGCTTCGACGTCGCCGCGGCGGCGGAGTGGGCGCACGGGGCCGGGGCGCTGCTGGCGGTCGACAACACCTTCTACACCCCCGCGATCCTGCGGCCCCTGAAGCTGGGCGCGGACGTGGTCCTGTACTCGGCCACCAAGTACCTGGGCGGGCACAACGACGTCATGGCCGGGGCCGTCACCGTGGCCGACCCGGCGCTTGGCGAGCGGCTGCAGTACCGGCTCAACACGACCGGGGCGACGCTCGGCCCCTTCGACTCCTTCTTGCTGCTACGCGGCCTGAAGACCCTGTCGCTGCGGATGGAGCGCCACGAGTCCAACGCCCGCGCCGTGGCGGACTTCCTGCGCGCCGCGCCGCAGGTGACCCGGGTGCTCTACCCGGGGCGCAGTGGCATGCTCTCCTTCGACCTGGCCGACGGCGTCGACATCGCCGTCTTCTTGGAGTCGGTGCGGGTCTTCACCTTCGCCGAGTCCCTGGGCGGGGTGGAGTCGCTCGTGACCTGTCCGAGCGTGCAGACCCACGCGGACGTCCCCCCGGCCACGCGGGCACGCTACGGGCTGACGGACCGGCTGCTGCGCCTGAGTGTGGGCATCGAGGACCCGGCCGACCTCGTGGCGGACCTGCGCGGCGCCCTCGAGGCGGCCGCGCGGGCGCGAGGCGCTCTCAGATCCGATCCGGTGCCGTACCGCCCGCAGCAGGACGCGCCCAAACGGGCCTGA